The region CCATTACTCAGCGCAACTGTGTCATATAGATACACTGCATGCTGGGAGTTTGAATTGAGCGTTTGCTGTCTCCTCTACTTCTATGTTGGATGTCTCATGAATACGATGCTATGTGAAAGAGCAAGCAtgaaaaaagaagctcttgctctGAGTGTTGTCACCTATGTTTGAGATCCTTGAGATTGTTTTCCATTGTAACTGTGCTAGCAATGTCCTTCTGTGATGtcagcacaacacacaaccattaacTTCTCACAAGAAAAATGACAATACTGCACCAACCAActaataaacaccagaagtaCTAAggaaatcataaatatttcagtgaaaacatatttaatatgtgtcagggtggagtttttttttttaaccttctgACCACTAAGCATGGTGtgtgacaaaaacaaatatttgtgTCACGAGAGATGCTTCTAAAATGGTAGAAAATCATGTTTTCGAGTATGCCTATAGGTTCACACGGGGGCAAACGAGGTCGCACCTGCACGAAACAGCCTCCATTAGTGTGAGTGCACTACAGGAGCCATAGCGCACGTGTTAAAGCACGCAGCGTGAGATCCCTGAGCGCGCGCCTCACCGGTTTTCTGATCGCAGTCTGTTCACGTGACCTGAAGAtagggtttttgtgtgtgtgtgtgtgtgtgtgtgtttttggagaTCGATCACGAAAGGTGGAAATTGGCTTTAGGACCATGTAAGTTTAGTGTTGAAGTTTAAAACCCCTCCTTTATCTGAGCTCTGTGTTTATGAATAGCCTTCACAGTGTCGTCATCTGTGTGTCAGGCAGCTGTCTCTGATTGGTTGCACGGGGCTGGAGACGACTTTCTGCGGCGGCGCGGGGTCTCGAGAGGTCGCTAATTAGCGAGCAGTCTTTTCGAGCGGGTGCCGTTTACACGTGAGCTCAAAGCGGTTCCGGGCGGTGGGGTGGCGCGCGCACAGCTCTTGGTTCCCGCGCACAGTGGCAGCTCGCGCTGAGCTCGGCGTCATTCTGAAGCGCTTCTGTGCTACTGGACATAACGCACAGCTCGCGCTCGcgctcgctttctctctctctctctctctctctctctctctctctctctctctctctctctctctctcgcactacCACTTTCCGTCGGCTCGGAATTACACACGAACCCCTGCCAAAGAAGCGGATGAGAGAAGGTGAAAAGTTATGGATGAAAGAATATCGCGACTGCAGGACAGAGCGTTCCTGGATCACGCAGATTTTCTGGGGTAATGctgcctttattattattattattattattattattattattattattattattattattattttattaatgcaaaacattgttttcatttgcatgATTGTAACATGAAAGAATTTGCTTCCTAACAActgcgacttttttttttttttttttttttagggtcgATTATTCGTCGCTTTATATGTGCAAGACAAAGAGAGGTATGAAACGAGAGGAGGGAAAGGTAAGTGTGGATCTGAGCCATTGTTACCAGCCAGGTAGACCTGTAGAAATCATGTTTGTGTAACGTAGATAGTGCACtatgtttacttttttccctctttgtTTTCCAAACCATGTCGATGAATTGACATTTGCAGAACTTTCTGTTGCCTAATTGTGTTTTAGGACGCTTATAAGTTACCCCACAGACTCAtagagaagaagaggagggaCCGGATTAATGAATGTATTGGACAATTGAAAGACTTATTACCAGAACACCTTAAGTTAACGGTATAAAGTGCACTTTTTTccgttttgtttattgtttgtgtgcGACCTCTATGAAAATGTTTGCTTTATGAAACGCGTATGTTATGATATTCAGTGTGATGTGCCTATCTGTAGACGCTGGGCCACTTGGAAAAGGCGGTAGTGTTGGAGTTAACTCTGAAACACCTGAACGCTTTGACGGCCGTCACTGAGCAGCAGCACCAAAAGATCCTGGCACTGCAGAACGGTaaatcccatcccatcccatcacatcccatcacatcacatcatagaTACATCACATCACAGATACCCTGATAGTAACGTCTGTCCTCTGTGTCTGATCAGGAGACCGCACGCTGAAGTCCTCCATCCGAGCAGACTTGGACGCTTTCCACTCGGGATTTCAAGCCTGTGCTAAAGAGGTCCTGAAGTACCTGGGCACGGTGGAGAAGTGGACCAGCTGTGAGCAGAGGTGCACGCAGCTCCTCGAGCATCTGCACAAAGTTTTGGCGCGACTCGTCCAGCCGCAGGAGAGGGACGGCCAGGCCAACTGCGTCCCCGTCATCCAGAGGACTCAGAATCCCGAGGCCAACGAGAACGACACGGACACCGACAGCGGATACGGGGGCGAGGCCGAGAAAAGCGACGCTAGAGCCGAGAAAGCGTGCGACACAGTCCGAGTTGCTGGAGTTAAAATCAAGCAGGAGTTCGGGGACGAGCGCGTCGCCAAAAAGCCCAAAATGAGCTGGAGTGAGAAGAGTGGCGCTGAAAGCGCGGAACAGCCAAACTTAGCGTTTATGAACTCGCTGATGGGAATGGCTGGGGTTGGGCAACAGACTCCGTTCTGCGTGCCGTTTTACTTCATAAACCCGTCGGCAGCTGGGTCCTACATGCCTTTTTTCGATAAGAGCAGTATGGAGAAGTTAGTATACCCAGCGCTGAGCGGGCCCTTCCCCTGGCTGTACCCGGGCATCACCGCGCACACTTcagccgccgccgccgccgccgctgccgccgctgctgctgctgctttccCCGCAGGATCTCTGGAGAAAAGCCTGGGGTTCGGGGCCGCTTCAAAAGAAAATGACTGCCCTTCTCCGTCTAACGACGCTAAACAATCCAACAGGCTCGGTGCGTCCTCTCCTACCGACGAGGAACAGAACTCAGACCCCGATCTTAACGAGGATCAGACCCAAATGAAGGAAACCAGCAGCACTACAGGCTAATCTATTCTAATCTAAAGGAACACTCGCGCTCTCTTGTTGGCTCGTGACATTGTGTGTTTATCTATTCCTTATTTGAATCATCATCGAGTACTCTGTGGCCTGTAGACTATGGATTTCCCGATTAAAACACAGTTGTTTGTTATTCTTACTTTTTGAATTGAAAGTGTGTGCAAAACAGGGTTTTGAAAAGGTCTTTCTGTAGGGACACTGTAATGGGGGACATTGGAACAAAACCTAGTGCCTTTTGCACTGAATGCTGACACTGGAATGGGAATCGACACTGACTGACTACAGCATACAGTCTGTCTTTATTGGCTATAGTAGAGTTATATTTAATAATCAGTTCAATTGAGAGTTTGCTATTATTTGCTGAGGAAACTTAGTGTATGTGCAATACTGTCGAACTGATCGAGTTATAACCTACTGCACCTCTTCTCGTTGATTTGGATTCATATTGGCATCTTGGATGTATTGTATGACAGTGACCTCAAGCAAGCTGAAACAACTGATGCAGTACTTTTAGgaacaactttattttttagTAGAATTTAGCCTACAAGATTTGCCACTGATAGTGAGATTCTTATTTCACGGTTTAATCTTCAGTGCTTGAAAGAGTTACTTAAATACCTCAAGATACTTTCGCATTGAGAGGCAGATTTATTCCTAGAGATGCTCCTCTGGTAGGGGCAGTGCAGTGAGCTGAATAATCTTTGCTAGGATGAAAGTAGTCTTAATTTTTAGTCAGGCAGAACATGTGAGTAGCCTTGTAAGTCCTTTGACTTACTGTTATGACAGTCCTATGACAGTCTCTCTACGTAAAAGCTCATTTGAACTCAAGTTTAAGTGAGGTGTGAAATTACACTCTGGATATTTTGGCTTAGCATAGGCTTGTCGTTCATAAGCAATCTCAAAAAGTATTCGGGATGTGACAACATTGTGACACCATCTAAAATAATTTGATCGCTTCAGGACAATTTTCTAGACAGTTTGGCTTCGGGAATCACAATTTCCATGGGGATTTTCTGACAAAAGTCCCGTTTAATCTAGCAGATGAATTTGGAATGGTCCATGTGGCCTGTGTCATAAAACATCTCAGTATGTGGAGAGCTACTGTATACGACATGCATCTCCGGATACGTTAGCACCTTGTGGAACTTTGATATTGAAtgtaatctgtttttttttcttctgttgatATGAACGTTTGTAAATATTCTGATAAAAGTAGATCCGCGAGGTAAAGTGCACTTGTTGATGCCTTCTTTGTTCCTctaaaactcttctcacacattatttataatcCATTACCCTTTGTATTCTGCCtgtaatttatatatacagtatatattttcttaaagaaATCCTCATGATTAAAAGGCAAGTCTTGGACTAAATGTATAAGTACTGAAATAAACTATAGCAGCTTACTGTATAGCTACACAAATTTCAGTTGAATTCTTCTGAAAGCTCTGTTATACAGCAAACGCTTCTGTTAATTAATCTTGAAAAGCTTATATAAATTTAGTAGTAGTCTGGCTCAGTGATTAGGGCAAAGACATTTTTCTGCCTGAGTTAGTACTGCCATTAATGCCAATATTTTGTAGTAACATTAGTTGTTACAAAAGTCCCAATCAAGGATCACTGCACTGGTCCAGATGTTACTATTACAACTTAGGCTTTTGAATAACTACAACCAAATATACAATGTGCATATACCATGCTGTCTGTTAATATGTATCAGAGCTGATTAGTGGCACAAGATCTGAGTGATTGGGAATCTTGTGGAATATGTGTAATAATCCCAGAACATGGTGTACTGCACGTAATCAGAAAAGAATGCAGAATACCTAAGCACTGAAGGAAAGTATGAAAGAATGAGGTATTTTATGACAAGGTATGATCAATGTTGGATTGACTGCAACCAATACCTTTCCAGTCAGCGCAAGCATATGTATAAGCAAAATTTGCCATTTACTTTTGCATAGAACACATTTTATAGGCCCCTTATAGCCTCTTTGCCTCAACTGTCTTTTTGCCTATGTAGTGGCATGTGTATGTAAATAGTTTGTGAATACGCAAAAATGTCCAATGTTTATGTTGTAGAAGAAATCTTTGGATTTTATAAAGGATAAACCTAAGCAAATGTTGCTAACGCTTTACACTACTGCTGTTATAAATTATTGCTCACAGTTGTCAAATAAATATAAGCTCAAAGACTAATCAGTGCCCTTTTTTAATGGATTATTTCTATACACCAGCTgacacctttttattttatcatttttattacacATTGTACTTTATTTTCTTTAGGCTAGGGGTAAGTACATTCAGTCCCTTGGAAAGCGCTACCCTGTGCAGTTTAAAGTTTTCATTTATTCTTAAACACCTGATCCAACTTATGAAGGCTATGACCATCAGCTGATTCAGATTCAGCGTTAGCCATAGGGACAACAAAAAACTGCAGGGAAGGGACTCCCGATGTCTTcacttaaaaattttttataataagtaatgttataataagaaatactggGTAGATTTGACTATAATCAGTATATTTTCACTAAGAtataattttttgcagtgttgagAATCCCCGCTTTAAACATTATTCAAGAGTTGATGGCTCTATAACACAGAACTTCAGTGACAGTTGCATAATGAGGGCGCAGACACTTCTGAAATGTTAGATCTTCATTATTTGTTTCAAAAACTCTGTAATAGTTCCCAGTGCTTCTGGGATAGGTTCAGGATCCGCCGCAACCCAGATGAGGATAAAggagttactgaagatgaatgaacgaacaaATGAACATTGTAATAATGACAGGACTCATGACTCATGTTTGCTGTTAATACAAGCCTACACAttccatactgtatatttattggGGTTAACTTTAATGGTAGCTTGTTATGTCTATTTCTGAACAAATCAGGTGACTTGAAAGTCATTGAACTGGAATGCACAGTAAGCCAGGGCTTAGGTCCAATCATGTGACACGACATGGAAAAAGGAGTGCTCACTTTCACTCcagcaggggggaaaaaaaacaacacccagAATTCAGAATTTATTTCTCTTAAATTAATACCCTGTCTTGGAATTACTGCATTTTAGATAATCTATACAATCATTTTGGTAGAAAGCTGCCTTTGTTATTTCAGTCTGCTTTTGCAGATCAATCTCAAAAATCTTGGTTAAGCAGTTATATACTTTTCTAGAAATATCCACTGTAAATCCTCTTAAAGATCCAGAAATGCTATAAATACATCTATTCTGTTCtccattattataattatgcTTGGCTGTTTGCAAAGTGTGTGAGGTGTGAAGAATTATGGCCTTTTATCCCCACTCACTTGTCACTGTGGATCATATAACTGTGTCAGCACAGAACCCCAAGTCATAAACACACTGAACTGTTAGGTGAAATTTTTGTCATTCTAAGGAAATTTAccaactttattttattatttacagtgcTTCCCATCAGGGGTCACAACATCAGGGTTGACGTGGATCTAAAAAACCTCCTCGTCACTGATGCATGGCACAGTCATTCTCTCACCTCCAGACATCCTAGTCTTTGAATGGGTGATACTGTAAAAAGCTAATCATTGGCAACACAAGCATTCAGCTTTGCTTGGTGTAAGATGACCTTTTCTCACCACTCTCTCTTTTCCTGTGTCTAATTAATTaatgagaggggaaaaaatgcagcttgtcatgttacagagaaagttCTCAGTCCTGAAGACGTTTCCATGTCAAAACATTTAAAGGAATAGGTTCACCTCTCTGTGTTACAAAACACTaccactggagactcattccaaaaATGTTAGATAAACATATCTGCATTGAAAGCTTCACAATACCAACAAttacatgtgtttttatttatttatttttattcttttaaaaacccaaacaaataaaaaaacaaaacaacaacaactgtatATTAATGCAAACATTGAGGCTGGAACTACTGCCAGGGTTATAGAAAATTACTCAACATCCAACTCACCAATCAGATTTGGGAATTCACCAGGCctgtaatgtaattaaaaaataatgaacctTGATGACATCACACTCGTTATTCAGTAGTAAATATAAGCTGCAAAGCACATACAGCTGTATTTGCTGTATCAAGGTTTGGGATTTGGGCTTGCACATATGAATCACAGTGAAAATGAAATTCAGAAGTAAAGAGAAGATACtagtatgaaataaaatatgggCTGTCAAACCTAATACCAAGATTACCATAAATCTGTCTTTAAGGTATAGAGATCAGTAAATAAGTTTAGTCAAGGGCCATTTCCAGTCCTGTGTCAAGGGGGAGCAATGTGGCTTTCATAGCTGTTGATAGATTTTGCTGGCAGGCTGCCTTTTGCAGGCCTTTACTCTAAGGCATCAGgcattgtgttttattaacatttaatgtaactGCTAGCTTTTTAAATCTTGGAACCCTGTTTGTTAGGAACCCTGTTTGTTAATACACCACAATAATGAGATGTATGACACAGCCAGACATGAACCACCCcaaggttgattattttccagtaacaagGATTTTATTCCCTACAGCAATTTGTCAGTGATTACAATTGGTTTTATTAATTACACAATGATATACTTTTCacttgtttatagttacattttaagttagttcctattatcacatacattataaaagctataaacagtccctcaccagcctctctttttctctttcaattgaaattaataaaacaaaaaaaatgcagcttgttttGTTACTGCGAAACCGgaaagtcctctgtcctaaagactttcctgtgtctgAAAAAGTAAAGGTACAGCTTAACTTctgtctgatacaaaatgtggaTACTGAAGActccaaaaatgttaataaatgtctCATCACTGAATCAAATGTCAATCCACTATATCAACCAATACTCATTTTAAATCAGCTTATGTGGACCGTCCattatacaagtccctgtgtaaactGCAACtattgaaatgataatgtattcgAGCacaaataaacctgtgatttgcactgcagccagaactactgtcagaagAATTTTAATTAATAGTTTATATTAATCAATGCTTTCTGACCAACAAGAAACGAGCATTCAGTCATGCTGAGGTATAAACCTtgcattgtgaacatttctgTCTGCACAATTTCTTTAGGCTGGTCCATTTTTCTACTTTATTATGCTTCTATAATGAATCCTAGTTACTTAGTGAATAATCCAGTTAAAAGAATAGATCAGGGAACATATTTTTACTGACAGTGCAAAAAGTCACATTTGAGACAAACTGAGAAGTCCATTTTCACTTCATTACCTAGAGCACAATTCCACCTAGTGGTTATACTGCAGAAACACATAAGATTACAGTGTGGTTAAAGCTGAGGGCCACCGGAGAGGAATATATACtcgctgtccactttattaggaacacctgtacaactgcacattcatgcgGTTATCTAATCAGCTGATCATGCGGCTGTAGtgcaatgcaaaataaataaataaataaataaataataaaaatccatgcagatacgggtcaagagcttcagttaatgtacacatcaaacaccagaatgaaGTAAAAGTGTGATCTCATTGGCTTTCattgtggcatggatgttagtaccagatgggctggtttgagtatttctgaaagtactgatctcctgggattttcacacacaatagtctttagagtttacaaaaaacaaactaaaaccaTTGAGTGGGTGATAGTTCTGTTGGTGGAAATgacttgttgatgagagaggtcagaggaaattgccagattggttcaagctgacaggaaggatgtagtaactcatataatcactctttacaactgtggtgagcagaaaagcatcttaacatgcacaaaacattgagGTGGAtcggctacaacagcagaagaccacatcaagttccactcatgtcagccaagaagaataatctgaggctatcatgggcacagactcacccaaactagaCTGAagattagaagaagaaaaaaaatcacctggccTTTTCCCAATATGaaactgtcctgtttcagtctGTGCTATAAATTACTTATTGTAGTCATTCATAaagtttatagtttatattcATATGATTTAAGATTGCAAGTTCTAAAATAATGTGTCATAATAAACACTGCAATGCATGTACTGTCAGGTTCATAAATACTTGGACACCAACAAAGTTATTGTTTTCttagctgtctaccacagtGTATCACAGTTGAAATTAAATTGTGAACATGAGgtcaaagtgcagactttcgGCTGAGGacatttacatccaaatcaagTGAACGGTGTAGAACTTGCAAGACTTTTTATATGTGGTCCAAAAATAATTGGATAATTAACTGCTCAACTTCTTCTATGGTCAGTTATGTGTTATTCCCTCATTACAAGCAGACAAAATGTGCAGAATTTCAAGTGTGGCATTTGCATTTGAAATCAGTTGCTGTTATctctcaatatgaagtccaaagaCCAGTCACTGTCAGTGAAGaaagccatcattaggctgaaaattcaaaacaaacccatcagagagatagcaacAACATTAGGTGTAGCCAAAACAGCTATTACATTGTTAAAGAGAAAGAATGCACTGAtgagctcaggaacaccaaAAGGCTCAAGGCACTGAAGGTATCAGTTAATATATATCAGTAAATGATATTCaggaaagctttttttttttttgctaatttgcACAATATGCAGAATGTACTTTTGCAAACTATTcctaatatttttgtcataaaCATGGTGTCAAATTGCTCAGCAGAGTGCAATAATGATCAAAAAAATGTTGGCATTTGTTAACAATATGGCATGTCAAACAATTCTGATGAGGCAGAGCCTAATTTACTCAAACAGCTGTAACTCATGGGTGATTGCATAGATTCACACAAAACCTGAAAGACACACTGTGTTCACACCATGTCAGAATTACCATAATTACATCCTTGTACTGATTTGGCGTTTCTATATGCCAAAATGAATCCCTGTGAGATGATGTTGTTGACAACTGCAAAATACATAATTACCACATTAAATCACATTAAAGAGCATATTGTCAGATTTAATGACAAACACAGTAATCAGTAGTCAAAACCACAATACAACAAATAACAAGACAAGATTCTAACATCAGTTGCAAAGTTTGGGGTGTCTGATACtattccaaaaatgtttgatttttgaTATACCAGACAGTCCATGAATTTTATGGCAAAGCCACCAAACAGGGTGTGAAGGCACCCATCTCACCAACTGCGTAAGGTATTCTGACCAAATTTTCTAGATAGCTGAAGAAGCTAATGCTAAGGGAGAAGAAGTTTGGACTATATTTAACTCTAAGTGGCGctatttggagaaaaaaaaatgcttgtaaCTTTTGAAGCATGCAACATCAAATCAAGATTCTTACTCCTCTTGCTGATGTTGgggatttttttattctaagttttttttagtttcttcCCCAACAAACTTTGTCAAATCACCACCAATTGTATCATGCAGCATTGTTagaccagtaaaaaaaaaaaaaaagaaaaaagctgtttctccagatttttttaaatttatggaATGGTTCATCCATAACATGCAACAGATTTTGAACAAACTTTGTAGATGAGTACATGACCTTGTCCTAAGGGACTCCAAGAAGTATACGCCACATCCCCTCTATGGGATGCTAtaattcaagttcaagtggttttattgtcatttcaaccatatacagctggtacagtacacagtaaaatgaaacaacgttcctctgggatcatggtgctacataaaacaacacactaaacacatgagatgacacagaactaaataagacctacaaacattctacacaaagtgcacatGAAGATGTCTGctaacacaggacagtacaatactattaaaacaggacaataggcacagtaaatGACAGTGTAGTGCCGAACAGTACAgagttttagtttagtttagttttagtgtggaagtgtcatTTTGAGTATGGGCCCATTCGGTAATGAAATACAtaacaatatttacatatgatttaatagcttattttaataaatatcaaaaatctaaaaggtgtgcatcatatcTGACATTTAGCTGAACACTTTACAggtggttgtgtgactgtacatcattcccttcaaatgctattgagctttaaataatggtatattttgtgtatgagcccatgcagtaataatatacatggcaatatttacatatgatttaatagtttattttgttaaacatcaaaaatctaaaaggtgtgcattatagctgacacctagatgaacactttacagttggttatatgactgtaattcattcccttcaaatggtattgaagttagaaacgtttAACAATGTTgtgtgtaactttagagacggtcccttaatttccacatacccgcgaatatcgaacgtccaacgtcaaaccaactttattccagttcaAGATTGTTCATTCTCTTGATTCCTTGGAAGGTGCAAAGAGTTCAGCATGTAAGGAATTTGTGATAAACTTGCtatatatatttagaaacaTGAACTGAAGTTAAGAAAGAAATCTTGTTTAAATTTTGTTTGATATCGTTTGCAACTTGGGAGGGCTACCGAAAACAGGAAGTGGGGTCATactgaggggaaataagtattgaacgcgtcaacatttttttcagtaaatatatttccaataaggctattcacctgaaattttcactagactttggtattaactcaagaaatccacacatataaataaatccaaacattaaagtccatcaATGAAGTTAGACCAATTGagatctctaaattgtccatagtgtgtgaatgagtgtgtgtgtgctattgtgCATTGGGATAGGTTGGCACCTCGTCtagagtgtcccctgccttgtgccccaagttcccttgGATTGTCTTCAGGAGCCCCGTGACCCTGCGTAGGAACAGTggtacagaaaacggatggagGAATATGAGGACTGGGGAAGTATAAGTCAGTGGataaaatattgtttataaaaaGGAACAAGTGAATAAATCCCATGTGGAAAAACAATCTAAATGAGCCAACTAGAAGGGAAGGGAGACATTAAAAGACcttgtcctgtttttttttgtatcttgtgtgtgtgtgtgtgtgagagagagagagagagagagagagagagagagagagagagagagagagagagagaacac is a window of Ictalurus punctatus breed USDA103 chromosome 4, Coco_2.0, whole genome shotgun sequence DNA encoding:
- the bhlhe41 gene encoding class E basic helix-loop-helix protein 41, encoding MDERISRLQDRAFLDHADFLGVDYSSLYMCKTKRGMKREEGKDAYKLPHRLIEKKRRDRINECIGQLKDLLPEHLKLTTLGHLEKAVVLELTLKHLNALTAVTEQQHQKILALQNGDRTLKSSIRADLDAFHSGFQACAKEVLKYLGTVEKWTSCEQRCTQLLEHLHKVLARLVQPQERDGQANCVPVIQRTQNPEANENDTDTDSGYGGEAEKSDARAEKACDTVRVAGVKIKQEFGDERVAKKPKMSWSEKSGAESAEQPNLAFMNSLMGMAGVGQQTPFCVPFYFINPSAAGSYMPFFDKSSMEKLVYPALSGPFPWLYPGITAHTSAAAAAAAAAAAAAAFPAGSLEKSLGFGAASKENDCPSPSNDAKQSNRLGASSPTDEEQNSDPDLNEDQTQMKETSSTTG